In the Nymphalis io chromosome 2, ilAglIoxx1.1, whole genome shotgun sequence genome, one interval contains:
- the LOC126778896 gene encoding microsomal glutathione S-transferase 1-like, which translates to MCLEETAIQSYVLCSIILGLKILIMAILTARVQYKKKVFANEEDAEKTKGIVKFDDLDVERVRRAHLNDLENIPVFWILGAFYLTTGPPSEWATLLFRVYTASRVIHTIVYAIRPLPQPARGFAYDIPNFIMLYMGVKIISHFKATF; encoded by the coding sequence atGTGTTTAGAAGAAACAGCAATCCAGTCTTACGTCTTATGTTCAATTATTCTTGGTCTCAAAATATTGATTATGGCAATATTGACAGCAAGAGTACAATACAAAAAGAAAGTATTTGCAAACGAAGAGGACGCTGAAAAGACTAAGGGAATAGTGAAGTTCGATGACCTCGATGTCGAGAGAGTCAGGCGAGCTCACTTGAATGATTTGGAAAATATTCCTGTGTTCTGGATATTGGGTGCTTTTTACCTGACCACCGGACCACCCAGCGAGTGGGCAACTCTCTTGTTTAGAGTGTACACCGCCAGCCGTGTTATACATACCATCGTGTACGCCATTAGACCCCTGCCTCAACCAGCGCGTGGCTTTGCATACGATATACCAAACTTTATCATGTTGTACATGGGAGTCAAAATCATTTCTCATTTCAAAGCTACATTCTAA
- the LOC126778924 gene encoding uncharacterized protein LOC126778924 — protein MVPVTIAEPAVQSYILYSSILALKVLGMAVLTARERYRKKVFANEEDAKKTKGIVKFDDPDVERVRRAHLNDLENIPVFWVLGALYLTTGPSSALATLLFRVYTAGRVLHTIVYAVKPLPQPARGIAYGIPYLIKWYMGVKIVSHYLTALSYILYSSILAVKLLSVGMLTGLFRLTRGIFINPEDVQILGGKIKFDDPVVERSRRAHRNDIENIPAFWILGALYVTTGPAAAWAKFLFRVYTVSRIIHTVVYTVVPLPQPTRVIVFKIGYLITWYMGIQVVFHYITAV, from the exons ATGGTGCCCGTCACGATAGCTGAACCGGCGGTGCAATCGTACATATTGTACTCGAGTATCTTAGCTCTTAAAGTACTAGGCATGGCGGTACTGACGGCAAGAGAACGATACAGGAAGAAAGTATTCGCAAACGAAGAAGACGCTAAAAAGACTAAGGGAATAGTGAAGTTTGATGACCCCGATGTCGAGAGAGTCAGGCGAGCTCACTTGAATGATTTAGAGAATATCCCTGTGTTTTGGGTATTGGGTGCATTGTACTTGACTACAGGGCCTTCTAGTGCGCTGGCTACTCTTTTGTTCAGAGTGTACACTGCGGGCCGTGTCTTACATACCATCGTGTACGCCGTCAAACCCTTGCCTCAACCAGCTCGTGGTATCGCATACGGAATACCATATTTAATTAAGTGGTACATGGGAGTCAAAATTGTATCTCACTATTTAACTGCGCT atcttatattttgtattcatcGATTCTTGCTGTGAAGTTACTGTCCGTAGGAATGCTGACAGGGCTATTCCGGTTAACCCgtggtatttttataaatccgGAAGACGTGCAGATTTTAGGTGGGAAAATTAAATTTGACGATCCAGTTGTCGAAAGATCACGACGCGCTCATCGCAACGACATAGAGAATATTCCAGCGTTTTGGATACTTGGAGCTTTGTACGTGACGACTGGACCGGCAGCAGCGTGGGCTAAATTTCTCTTCAGAGTGTACACAGTGAGCAGAATTATACATACCGTAGTGTATACAGTGGTACCTCTACCACAGCCGACGAGGGTTATAGTGTTCAAAATAGGGTATCTTATCACGTGGTACATGGGCATCCAAGTTGTGTTTCATTACATAACCGCAGTgtaa
- the LOC126778915 gene encoding uncharacterized protein LOC126778915, whose translation MSVIPISTPVLQSYIVYSAILALKLISVSTLTSLVRLSRGIYANPEDAKALTGKVKLDDPIVERTRRAHLNDLENIPAFWILGALYVTTGPAAAWAKFLFRVYTVSRIIHTVVYTVVPLPQPMRAIAYVIPVLIKWYMGIQIVLYYISAVSYIVYSAILALKLISLSTLTSLVRMSRGIYSNPEDAKALKGKVKFDDPAVERTRRAHLNDLENIPAFWILGALYVTTGPAAAWATLLFRVYTVSRIIHTIVYAVVPLPQPTRAIAYIIPTIIKWYMGIQVVLYYMSAL comes from the exons ATGTCGGTGATACCAATATCAACTCCAGTTCTCCAGTCGTATATTGTATATTCGGCGATATTAGCATTAAAGTTAATATCTGTATCGACTTTAACATCGCTAGTGCGGTTATCACGAGGGATTTATGCAAATCCAGAAGATGCTAAGGCTTTGACAGGAAAAGTTAAATTAGATGATCCAATTGTAGAGAGGACTCGGCGCGCTCATCTCAACGACTTAGAGAATATTCCAGCATTTTGGATACTTGGAGCTTTGTACGTGACGACTGGACCGGCAGCAGCGTGGGCTAAATTTCTCTTCAGAGTGTACACAGTGAGCAGAATTATACATACCGTAGTGTATACGGTGGTACCTCTACCGCAGCCGATGAGGGCTATAGCATACGTAATCCCTGTTCTTATAAAGTGGTACATGGGAATTCAAAttgtattatactatattagCGCCGT ATCATATATTGTGTATTCGGCGATATTAGCATTAAAGTTAATATCTTTATCGACTTTAACATCGCTAGTGCGGATGTCACGAGGGATTTATTCAAATCCAGAAGATGCTAAGGCTTTGAAAGGAAAAGTTAAGTTCGATGATCCAGCTGTAGAGAGGACTCGGCGCGCTCATCTCAACGACTTAGAGAATATTCCAGCATTTTGGATACTTGGAGCATTGTACGTGACGACTGGACCGGCAGCAGCGTGGGCTACACTTCTCTTCAGAGTGTACACAGTGAGCAgaattatacatacaattgtGTATGCAGTGGTACCTCTACCGCAGCCGACGAGGGCTATAGCATACATAATTCCTACTATTATCAAGTGGTACATGGGTATTCAAGTTGTGTTATACTATATGAGcgctttgtaa